Proteins found in one Candidatus Dependentiae bacterium genomic segment:
- a CDS encoding carboxypeptidase regulatory-like domain-containing protein → MKKIFYYIMLFFCVCLAPHYASAAAIIAGTVTDSVTGLPISGALVEAFRGNQVRYSTTTIGDGTYSLSGIEPSVYTLIISAPGYQTQSVGVNPRNGQVTIVDIALVPNGGTISGTVTNAITTLPIAGATIEVFQDNTLIGQATTNGSGGYSVPNLAPGNYVVLATAAGFESHVEGANVQVSAITVVDFALATTPGSIAGTITDSVSTNPIVGAVVQVFDGTILVNFADTDGSGNYTFADLAPGSYTVVASAADYQSKAVGAIVVASATTTVDIALNSNPGSITGLVTNAANGAGIAGSVVEVFQNHTFIASALTDENGNYSITGLAAGDYIVVAGATNFGTASTGATVTANNSTVVDFVLSGVFGSISGTVTDATTTDPIAGVTIGIFDGPEFLVSVITDANGNYQVDDLTPGDYTVIATASNYQIQTKTATVNSNTTTVVNFALASNPGSLSGTVTDATTNNCKFCS, encoded by the coding sequence ATGAAAAAGATTTTTTATTATATCATGTTATTTTTTTGTGTTTGCTTGGCGCCTCACTATGCAAGTGCTGCAGCAATAATAGCTGGCACTGTCACAGATTCTGTCACAGGTTTGCCAATCTCAGGAGCTCTTGTTGAAGCCTTTAGGGGAAATCAAGTTCGATATTCCACTACAACAATTGGTGATGGGACTTACTCTTTATCGGGTATAGAGCCAAGCGTTTATACATTAATAATAAGTGCGCCAGGCTATCAAACTCAATCAGTAGGGGTTAACCCAAGAAATGGTCAAGTAACCATCGTTGATATTGCATTAGTGCCCAATGGAGGTACAATTTCTGGTACCGTGACAAATGCTATAACAACGTTGCCTATTGCAGGCGCTACGATTGAGGTTTTTCAGGATAATACGCTCATTGGACAAGCAACCACAAATGGCAGCGGTGGCTATTCAGTACCAAACTTAGCTCCCGGTAATTATGTAGTGCTCGCTACGGCTGCAGGCTTTGAGTCGCACGTTGAGGGGGCCAATGTACAAGTAAGCGCAATCACGGTGGTAGACTTTGCATTAGCAACAACACCAGGATCTATCGCAGGTACTATAACAGATTCAGTATCTACTAATCCTATAGTCGGAGCAGTTGTCCAAGTTTTTGATGGCACCATTCTTGTGAATTTTGCCGATACTGATGGTAGTGGTAACTATACATTTGCTGATCTTGCACCAGGAAGCTATACAGTGGTTGCAAGTGCAGCGGATTATCAATCAAAAGCGGTAGGAGCAATTGTTGTAGCGAGTGCAACAACAACGGTAGACATTGCTTTAAATTCTAACCCTGGCTCAATTACAGGATTGGTGACCAACGCAGCAAATGGCGCAGGAATTGCCGGATCTGTCGTTGAAGTTTTCCAGAATCACACTTTTATTGCATCAGCTTTAACAGATGAGAATGGTAATTATTCAATTACTGGTCTTGCAGCAGGTGATTATATTGTTGTTGCTGGCGCAACAAATTTTGGCACTGCATCAACTGGAGCTACCGTTACTGCTAACAACAGTACTGTAGTTGATTTTGTACTATCTGGTGTTTTTGGCTCAATCTCTGGCACGGTAACAGATGCTACTACAACAGACCCAATTGCAGGAGTAACGATAGGTATTTTTGATGGCCCAGAGTTTCTTGTGTCGGTTATCACCGATGCAAACGGTAATTACCAGGTTGATGATCTCACGCCAGGAGATTATACCGTCATTGCAACAGCAAGCAATTATCAGATTCAAACCAA